In Rutidosis leptorrhynchoides isolate AG116_Rl617_1_P2 chromosome 2, CSIRO_AGI_Rlap_v1, whole genome shotgun sequence, one genomic interval encodes:
- the LOC139887828 gene encoding wall-associated receptor kinase-like 15, whose amino-acid sequence MSSFIILLLSLSFIIFANSSTSIGCPKCGQMSVPYPLSTNDNCGNPKYKIYCNETTGLEFVSADGINYKIINIDPKANKLVIRPPFIEKDTCQSSDLHVGGFKIEDNSVFNISSRNTILLLHCSENILLSPLNCSSSSICRQFEEKQGACAGSLCCSYLKDASITNHRIRVRVEGCTAYTSMVNIQPGSSVDTWNFGIELQWLPPISRN is encoded by the coding sequence ATGTCATCTTTCATTATTCTTCTTCTTTCACTTAGTTTCATTATCTTTGCCAATTCTTCAACCTCCATTGGCTGCCCAAAATGCGGCCAAATGAGCGTTCCCTATCCACTTAGCACCAACGACAATTGCGGCAACCCAAAATACAAAATATATTGTAATGAAACCACTGGGCTCGAGTTCGTTTCAGCCGACGGAATTAACTATAAGATCATTAACATTGACCCAAAAGCTAACAAGCTAGTTATCCGCCCTCCATTTATCGAAAAAGATACATGTCAATCTTCTGATTTACATGTTGGTGGTTTTAAAATAGAAGATAACTCGGTTTTTAACATATCGTCACGTAACACAATTTTGTTGTTACATTGTTCTGAAAATATATTATTGTCACCTTTGAATTGTTCTTCTAGTAGTATTTGTAGGCAGTTTGAAGAGAAACAAGGTGCATGTGCAGGTTCACTTTGTTGCTCTTATTTGAAAGATGCATCAATTACTAATCATAGAATTAGAGTTAGAGTTGAAGGGTGCACTGCTTACACTTCTATGGTGAATATACAGCCTGGATCTTCAGTTGACACTTGGAACTTTGGTATTGAACTGCAGTGGTTGCCTCCTATATCTAGAAATTAA